Proteins from one bacterium genomic window:
- a CDS encoding succinylglutamate desuccinylase/aspartoacylase family protein, whose protein sequence is MSDLSVTSTVDFDRPGKQIGRLQVPRSTNESGWSNLFIPAICIANGRGPTVVVTGGVHGDEPEGQVAALKLARETTPEDVRGRLIILPCLSPDAARAYSRLWPSGANLNRSFPGSPTGTVDQQLADYVTRVLFPLADAVCDIHSGGRSMMCLPWSEMHMVEHPDQRRAMVDAMLAWGTDYHVIYINIAGGGLLVDEAERQGKITIGTELGGGGHVTAAIHRLAERGLRNFLRHLGALAGPVETRASRGLPEAVILRAVDADDYLLAPEGGLFETLVSLGEDVTVGDVVGRMHFPERPDRAPVDVRVGSTGVVCSIRAIATTQQGDCLVVTGRRCGREELLG, encoded by the coding sequence ATGAGCGATCTCTCCGTCACCAGCACGGTCGACTTCGACCGTCCAGGCAAACAGATTGGACGGTTGCAAGTACCGCGGTCCACCAACGAGAGCGGCTGGTCGAACCTGTTCATTCCCGCGATCTGCATCGCGAACGGCAGGGGCCCCACGGTCGTCGTGACCGGCGGCGTCCATGGGGACGAGCCGGAGGGACAGGTCGCCGCGCTCAAGCTCGCGCGCGAGACCACCCCGGAGGACGTCCGCGGTCGGCTCATCATCCTCCCGTGTCTATCGCCGGATGCCGCGCGCGCGTACTCGAGGCTGTGGCCGAGCGGCGCGAATCTCAACCGGAGCTTCCCGGGCTCGCCGACCGGGACGGTCGACCAGCAACTTGCCGACTACGTCACGCGCGTGCTCTTTCCGCTGGCGGACGCCGTGTGCGACATCCATAGCGGGGGGCGCTCGATGATGTGCCTGCCGTGGTCGGAGATGCACATGGTCGAGCACCCGGACCAGCGCCGGGCGATGGTCGACGCGATGCTGGCGTGGGGCACCGACTACCACGTTATCTACATTAACATCGCGGGGGGCGGGCTCCTCGTGGATGAGGCGGAGCGCCAAGGCAAGATCACGATCGGCACCGAGTTGGGCGGGGGCGGGCACGTGACGGCGGCGATCCACCGGCTGGCCGAGCGCGGCCTCCGCAACTTCCTCCGGCACCTAGGTGCGCTCGCGGGGCCTGTAGAGACACGCGCGTCGCGGGGGCTGCCCGAGGCGGTGATCCTGCGCGCGGTGGACGCCGACGACTACCTGCTCGCGCCCGAGGGCGGGCTGTTCGAGACGCTGGTCAGCCTCGGCGAGGACGTGACGGTCGGGGACGTCGTCGGTCGGATGCACTTTCCCGAGCGGCCGGATCGCGCCCCCGTCGACGTGCGGGTCGGCAGCACCGGGGTCGTGTGTTCGATCCGGGCGATCGCCACGACACAGCAGGGCGATTGCCTGGTGGTGACGGGGCGTCGTTGTGGACGAGAGGAGTTGTTGGGATGA